In Phreatobacter stygius, a genomic segment contains:
- a CDS encoding M20 family metallopeptidase has translation MDNRNELWRHVDASKDRLIELSDRVWGMPEVCYTEARSVAEHVAELRHQGFRVTENVAGIPTAVIGEAGEGGPVIAFLGEYDALPGLSQEAGVAEHRPVEAGGHGHGCGHNLLGSAALLAATATKNWLAENKIPGRVRYYGCPAEEGGAAKAFMVRAGAFADADVAISWHPSSFWEVTPPLSLANTRADFLFTGRTAHAAAAPHLGRSALDAVELMSVGVNYMREHMPSDARIHYAVLDTGGIAPNVVQATARVRYSIRARDLPGMLELVERVHKVAKGAAMMTETEVEMRIVSAVSNVLGNGPLEKAMHSILEELGPPHFDEQDRAFASQIRSTLSAQDIAAVYRSIGLPETDAPLADFLVPLDAPRNPAIGSTDVGDVSWVVPTVQAHAPTVAIGTPFHTWQVVAQGKAPAAHKAMVQVAKAMAATGAAVLTDPALRAAAKADLAERTRKTPYVSPIPEAVVPPLTMSLG, from the coding sequence ATGGACAATCGTAACGAGTTGTGGCGCCACGTCGACGCCTCGAAGGACCGGCTGATCGAGCTCAGCGATCGGGTCTGGGGCATGCCCGAGGTTTGTTATACCGAGGCCCGTTCGGTCGCCGAACATGTCGCGGAACTCAGGCATCAGGGCTTTCGTGTCACCGAGAACGTCGCCGGCATCCCCACCGCGGTGATCGGCGAGGCCGGCGAGGGCGGTCCGGTGATCGCCTTCCTTGGCGAATATGATGCCTTGCCCGGCTTGAGCCAGGAGGCCGGCGTCGCCGAACACCGCCCGGTCGAGGCTGGCGGTCACGGCCACGGCTGCGGCCACAACCTGCTCGGCTCGGCCGCGCTGCTGGCGGCCACCGCGACGAAGAACTGGCTGGCCGAAAACAAGATCCCGGGCCGCGTGCGTTATTATGGCTGTCCGGCCGAAGAGGGCGGGGCGGCCAAGGCTTTCATGGTACGGGCCGGCGCTTTCGCCGATGCCGATGTCGCCATCTCCTGGCATCCGTCGAGCTTCTGGGAGGTGACGCCGCCCTTGTCGCTGGCCAATACCCGCGCCGATTTCCTGTTCACCGGCCGCACCGCCCATGCCGCGGCCGCACCGCATCTCGGCCGCAGCGCGCTCGACGCGGTCGAACTGATGAGCGTCGGCGTCAATTACATGCGCGAACACATGCCGAGCGACGCACGCATCCATTATGCCGTGCTCGATACCGGCGGCATCGCGCCCAACGTCGTCCAGGCGACCGCCCGGGTGCGCTATTCCATTCGCGCCCGTGACCTGCCCGGCATGCTCGAACTGGTCGAGCGGGTCCACAAAGTCGCCAAGGGCGCGGCGATGATGACCGAGACCGAGGTCGAGATGCGCATCGTCAGCGCAGTCTCCAACGTGCTCGGCAACGGGCCCTTGGAGAAGGCGATGCACTCGATCCTCGAGGAGCTCGGCCCGCCGCATTTCGACGAACAGGACCGGGCTTTCGCCAGCCAGATCCGCTCGACCCTGTCGGCGCAGGACATTGCCGCGGTCTATCGCTCGATCGGCTTGCCGGAGACCGATGCGCCGCTCGCCGATTTCCTGGTGCCGCTCGATGCGCCGCGCAATCCGGCGATCGGCTCGACCGATGTTGGCGATGTCAGCTGGGTGGTGCCGACCGTCCAGGCCCATGCGCCGACGGTCGCCATCGGCACGCCGTTCCATACCTGGCAGGTGGTGGCGCAAGGCAAGGCCCCGGCCGCCCACAAGGCCATGGTGCAGGTGGCAAAGGCCATGGCGGCCACCGGCGCGGCGGTGTTGACCGACCCGGCGCTGCGCGCCGCGGCAAAGGCCGATCTCGCCGAGCGGACCCGCAAGACGCCCTATGTCAGCCCGATCCCGGAGGCCGTGGTGCCGCCGTTGACCATGTCGCTCGGCTGA
- a CDS encoding MBL fold metallo-hydrolase, whose translation MIFRQLFDQTSGTYSYLLASRRGGEALIIDPVLEKVDRYIQLLRELDLKLVKAADTHLHADHITGLGALRDRTHCITIMGEQSGVDVVSMRVSEGDRVKIEGLALDVLYTPGHTDDSYSFLLPDRVFTGDTLLIRGTGRTDFQNGDPRAQYESIFGKLLKLPDETLVFPAHDYKGDMVSTIAEERAFNPRLQVASVDQYVDLMNSLHLPNPKMMDVAVPANMRVGLAQAEIARRGWAVAPGDAMALIGQPDIVLVDLREQQERDKHGTIPGSLHAPYSDLEDNVRPGGLLHELVASTSKRLVFYCAFGERSAMAVQAAQDAGLASSCHIEGGLGAWKQADGPVATGRRHG comes from the coding sequence ATGATCTTCCGGCAGCTTTTTGACCAGACGTCGGGAACCTACAGCTATCTCCTCGCCAGCCGGCGCGGCGGCGAGGCGCTGATCATCGATCCCGTGCTGGAAAAGGTGGATCGCTACATCCAGCTGTTGCGCGAGCTGGACCTCAAACTGGTCAAGGCGGCGGACACCCACCTTCACGCCGATCATATCACCGGCCTGGGGGCGCTGCGCGACCGCACCCATTGCATCACCATCATGGGCGAGCAGAGCGGCGTGGACGTGGTTTCCATGCGCGTCTCGGAGGGTGACAGGGTGAAGATCGAAGGCCTTGCGCTGGATGTGCTCTACACACCCGGCCATACCGACGATTCCTATAGCTTCCTGTTGCCCGACCGGGTCTTCACCGGCGACACCCTGCTAATCCGCGGCACCGGGCGCACGGATTTTCAGAATGGCGACCCGCGTGCCCAGTATGAATCGATCTTCGGCAAGCTGCTCAAGCTGCCGGACGAAACCCTGGTCTTCCCGGCGCATGACTACAAAGGCGACATGGTCAGCACGATCGCCGAAGAGCGAGCTTTCAATCCGCGGCTGCAGGTCGCGTCGGTCGATCAATATGTCGACCTGATGAACAGCCTCCATTTGCCGAATCCGAAGATGATGGACGTCGCGGTGCCGGCCAACATGCGTGTCGGTCTGGCCCAGGCCGAGATCGCCCGGCGCGGCTGGGCGGTCGCGCCGGGCGATGCCATGGCGCTGATCGGCCAGCCGGATATCGTGCTGGTCGATCTGCGCGAGCAGCAGGAGCGCGACAAGCACGGCACCATTCCCGGCTCGCTGCACGCGCCCTATTCCGATCTCGAGGACAATGTGAGGCCGGGTGGCCTGCTGCACGAGCTCGTCGCTTCGACCAGCAAGCGCCTGGTCTTTTATTGCGCCTTCGGGGAGCGTTCGGCGATGGCCGTTCAGGCGGCCCAGGATGCCGGGCTTGCATCATCCTGCCATATCGAAGGCGGGCTCGGTGCCTGGAAACAGGCGGACGGCCCGGTGGCGACCGGCCGCCGCCACGGCTGA
- a CDS encoding GntR family transcriptional regulator, whose protein sequence is MTRATAAEEVVRILRDRILSGVLEEGVALRQEKIATELGVSRIPVREALKQLEVEGLVKIVSHSGAVVAELSLDEIRQTFELRAVVESWLLSAAIPFMSDEDLAEAEAIIAEMDHSGIETWGEMNWRFHERLYRPARRDHITAMIRKIHEGTDRYIYMHMKVTDGRRKAQADHRHILELCRAKDLHRAVAVLEAHILDVADRLTESVETARQSAMAKRPRRRRRTGQPQ, encoded by the coding sequence ATGACGCGCGCGACCGCAGCCGAAGAGGTCGTCCGGATCCTTCGCGACCGGATTCTCTCGGGCGTGCTCGAAGAGGGCGTGGCGCTCCGGCAGGAGAAGATCGCCACCGAACTGGGGGTCAGCCGGATCCCGGTGCGCGAGGCGCTGAAACAGCTCGAAGTCGAAGGGCTCGTCAAAATTGTCTCCCATTCCGGCGCCGTGGTGGCCGAACTCTCGCTCGACGAGATCCGGCAGACCTTCGAATTGCGCGCGGTGGTCGAAAGCTGGCTGCTGTCCGCCGCCATACCCTTCATGTCCGACGAGGACCTGGCGGAGGCCGAAGCCATCATCGCCGAGATGGACCATTCCGGCATCGAGACCTGGGGGGAAATGAACTGGCGCTTCCATGAGCGGCTGTACCGGCCGGCCAGGCGCGATCATATCACAGCGATGATCCGCAAGATCCACGAAGGCACCGACCGCTATATCTACATGCACATGAAGGTCACGGACGGGCGGCGAAAGGCTCAGGCGGACCATCGCCACATCCTGGAGCTCTGCCGGGCCAAGGATCTTCATCGCGCGGTCGCGGTTCTGGAAGCGCATATTCTCGACGTCGCGGACCGCTTGACCGAGAGTGTCGAAACCGCGCGGCAATCGGCAATGGCCAAGCGCCCCAGGCGGCGCCGGCGGACCGGTCAGCCGCAATGA
- a CDS encoding peroxiredoxin, with amino-acid sequence MTLQIGDIAPDFEAETTQGRIRFHDWIGNSWCVLFSHPKDFTPVCTTELGYMAKIKPEFDKRDVKVIGLSVDPVENHAKWARDIEETQGFAPNYPLIGDTNLSISKLWGMLAAATTGDATTRTPADNQTVRNVFVVGPDKKIKLVLVYPMTTGRNFDEVLRVIDSLQLTAKHRLATPVNWKQGEDVIIAGSVTDDEARQLYPQGWKAPRPYIRIVPQPGRV; translated from the coding sequence ATGACTCTCCAGATCGGCGACATCGCGCCCGATTTCGAAGCAGAGACGACCCAGGGGCGCATCCGTTTTCATGACTGGATCGGCAACTCGTGGTGCGTGCTGTTCTCGCACCCGAAGGATTTCACGCCGGTCTGCACGACCGAGCTCGGCTACATGGCGAAGATCAAGCCGGAGTTCGACAAGCGCGACGTCAAGGTCATCGGTCTGAGCGTCGATCCGGTCGAAAATCATGCGAAATGGGCACGCGACATCGAGGAGACCCAGGGATTCGCACCCAATTATCCGCTCATTGGCGACACCAACCTGAGCATCTCGAAGCTCTGGGGCATGCTTGCCGCGGCCACGACCGGTGATGCAACGACACGCACGCCGGCCGACAACCAGACCGTCCGCAACGTCTTCGTGGTTGGCCCCGACAAGAAGATCAAGCTTGTGCTGGTCTATCCCATGACGACCGGTCGCAACTTCGACGAAGTGCTGCGGGTGATCGATTCGCTGCAACTGACCGCCAAGCACCGGCTGGCGACACCGGTCAACTGGAAGCAGGGCGAGGACGTCATCATTGCCGGCTCGGTGACCGACGACGAAGCCCGGCAGCTCTATCCGCAAGGCTGGAAAGCGCCGCGGCCCTATATCCGCATCGTGCCGCAGCCGGGCCGGGTTTAG
- a CDS encoding glutathione S-transferase family protein produces the protein MAKLTLISFPTCPYVQRAIIALKEKNVDFDVVYIDLANKPDWFLAISPLGKVPVLKVERPGENDAILFESSVIVEYIEDTAAGAKLHPADPLERAQHRAWMEYGSTVLADLFRLGTAKTDAELGAARDAVTAKFKRLEDTLGQGPYFAGTAFGYVDAVFAPAFRQIDALESAVEAGLTRPFPKVAAWRAALAARPSVKAAVPADYQALYLTRLRNNDAQVLKLAA, from the coding sequence ATGGCCAAGCTTACGCTGATCAGTTTTCCGACCTGCCCCTATGTTCAGCGCGCGATCATCGCGCTGAAGGAAAAGAACGTCGATTTCGACGTCGTCTATATCGATCTCGCCAACAAGCCCGACTGGTTCCTGGCGATTTCGCCGCTCGGCAAGGTGCCGGTGCTGAAGGTCGAACGGCCGGGTGAGAACGACGCCATCCTGTTCGAGAGCTCGGTGATCGTCGAATATATCGAGGACACCGCCGCCGGTGCGAAGCTGCATCCGGCCGATCCGCTCGAACGCGCCCAGCATCGTGCCTGGATGGAATATGGCTCGACCGTCCTCGCTGACCTGTTTCGCCTCGGCACGGCCAAGACCGACGCCGAACTCGGCGCTGCCAGGGACGCGGTGACCGCCAAGTTCAAGCGCCTGGAAGACACGCTCGGCCAGGGTCCCTATTTCGCCGGCACCGCCTTCGGTTATGTCGATGCCGTGTTCGCGCCGGCCTTCCGGCAGATCGACGCCCTGGAATCCGCCGTTGAGGCCGGCTTGACCAGGCCGTTCCCGAAAGTCGCGGCCTGGCGGGCGGCGCTGGCCGCGCGGCCGAGCGTCAAGGCGGCGGTGCCGGCTGACTACCAGGCGCTCTACCTGACCCGGCTGCGCAACAACGACGCCCAGGTGCTGAAGCTCGCCGCCTGA
- a CDS encoding GNAT family N-acetyltransferase, producing the protein MIIRPATDADGTRLARLIARVFAEYPGCQFLDDEFPELRAPASHYRTHGGQLFIAENDNQLVGSLAATMTSAPGIAELFKVYVAADARGSGLAQRLFAEGEALVRAKGAREIVLWSDTRFTRGHGFYEKLGFSREPVSRYLADVSESWEFCFRKALAG; encoded by the coding sequence ATGATCATCCGCCCCGCGACCGATGCCGATGGCACGCGCCTCGCCCGCCTGATCGCCCGCGTCTTCGCGGAATATCCCGGCTGCCAGTTCCTCGATGACGAATTTCCGGAACTCAGGGCGCCGGCCAGCCACTATCGAACCCATGGCGGGCAGTTGTTCATCGCCGAGAACGACAACCAACTCGTCGGGTCGCTCGCAGCGACAATGACCTCGGCGCCCGGCATCGCCGAACTGTTCAAGGTCTATGTCGCGGCCGATGCGCGCGGCTCGGGATTGGCGCAGCGGCTGTTCGCCGAGGGCGAGGCGCTGGTTCGCGCCAAGGGCGCCCGCGAGATCGTGCTCTGGTCGGACACCCGCTTCACCCGCGGCCACGGCTTCTACGAAAAGCTCGGCTTCAGCCGCGAGCCGGTCTCGCGTTATCTCGCCGATGTCAGCGAGAGCTGGGAGTTCTGCTTCCGCAAGGCGCTGGCGGGCTGA